The Desulfonatronum thiodismutans nucleotide sequence TCGCCGGTGAACTGGTAGGAATACCCCCGGGGCCATTCAAAACCGGCCAGAAGCCGCTGGATGTCCTCCAGGACGTCGTTGGCCAGCCTCCCGGAAACCGAAGCTGAAACCGTGACCACCCGGCGCTGGTTCAGACGCATGATGTCCCCCACACCGCTGCCCAGTTCCACCTCGGCCACGCTGGTCAAGGGAATAGGCTCTCCCAAAGGCCCGGAAACCGTCAATCGCTTCAGGGATTCCAGGGAATCCCTGGCTTCTTCGGGCAACCGAGCCGTGATGTCGTATTCGTCCCGGTCGTCGCGCAAGACTCCCACCCGCACTCCGCCGATGGCCGCCTTGACCGTATAGGCGATGGTGTAGGCGTCCAGACCCAGCAGGGCCGCTTTTTCCTTGTCGATATTGATCCGGATCTCCGGCTTGCCCTGGACGAAATTGTCCTTCAGGTCCACCAGCCCGGGCACGTCCCGAATGGCTCGTCGAACCTGGGCCGCCAGTTCGCCAAGAACCCGGATGTCCCGCCCGGAAATCTCCATGTTCACCGGAGGCCCCGTGGGCGGACCGCCCTCTTCCTTTTCCACCTGGACCTCGGCCCCGACAATGGTCGTCAAAAGGCGTTCGCGAATTTCGTCCAGGGTTTTGGTGGAGGACTGAGAGCGGTCGTGAAAGTCCACGAAGTCCAGGGCCACCCGGCTCAGATGGGTTCCCGGCCCGCCCGCGGCGAACGGATCGCCTCCGGCGGAGCCGATGTTCCCGATCACGAACTTGATGTCCGGGTATTCCATGACGATGTCTTCCACCTGAGCCACCAGCCGGTCCGAGGCGTCCAGGCTGGTGCCTTCCGGAGCGCGGATATGCACGTAGGCCCGGTTCGGGTCGGTCTCCGGAAAGAACTCCACCCCCTTGCCCCAGGCTCCGAAACCGACCATAGCCGCGACCAGCATCAACACGGCGGTTCCCAGAACCACCAGCCGATGACGTAGCGACCAAGTCAAAAGACCAAGATAGAGCCGCTTGATCCAGGGCTCGCGGACCTCTTCCTGGTCAGGGTTTTTCGCATCCTCGCTTTGTCGCGGCTTGGGCGTTTTGACGACCTGGTACCGGGCCGAAAGCACCGGATTGACCACAAGGGCCACGAACAAGGACGCCGAGAGGACCATGATCAGGGTCTTGGGCAGGAACATCATGAACTCGCCCACGATCCCGGGCCAGAACAGCAGCGGGATGAACGCGGACAGAGTGGTCAGGGTGGCTGTGATCACCGGCCAGGCCACCTGGTCCGTGCCGATCCGGGCCGCGACCTCCCGAGGCCGACCCTGCTGCATGTGACGGTAGATGTTCTCCACCACGACGATGCCGTTGTCCACGAGCATGCCCAGAGCCAAAATCAGGGAAAAGAGCACCACCATGTTCAGGGTGATCCCGAATCCGGAAAGCAGGGCGAAGCCGATGAACATGGAGTAGGGAATGGCCAGGGCCACGAACACGGCCGAGCGCCCGCCGATGAACAGCACGATCACGCCGAGCACCAGAATCAAGCCGGAAAGAATGTTGTTTTCCAGCTCGGAGACCATGAACCGAACATCCTCGGACATGTCCGAGGTGATGTCCAGGATCAGATCCGGCGGCAGATCCGGACGGAGCCTGTCCACCATGGCCCGGACCTCGTCGCAAATCCGGACGATGTTCTCCCCGCTGCGCTTTTGCACCGAAAGGGTCACGCTGGGCCGACCGTTGATCCGACTGCGGGTCAGGGGATCTTTATGGGTGTCCTCGATCCGGGCCACGTCGCGCAGATACACGGGGCGTCCGTCACGGACAAAAGCCACTATGGAAAAGATCTCCGAGGGATGCTTGAAGTCCTCGGGCACCCGCACCAGGTAACGGGTTTCGCCGATGTCCATGCTCCCGCCGGGCATGTTCACGTTACTCTGGGTCACGGCCTGGATCATGCTGGAAAAGGGCACGTTGTAGGCCCGGATGCGGTCCAGGTCGAACTCCACCCGGATTTCCCGCTCCAGCCCGCCGCTTTCCAGAACGTTGAGCACCCCGGGGATGGTCTCGATCTCGTCCT carries:
- a CDS encoding efflux RND transporter permease subunit, producing MIVNKWALRRQATVLTLLVFLVIIGVYSYLTLPREAFPDITIPYVFVTTTYEGVAPEDMETLITMPIERKLKGLAGVEEIRASSAEGLSTVAVKFIPSVDIDDALQKVRVKVDQAKADLPSDLEDDPVVEEVNFSDIPVIRVVLSGPYSLARLKTWAEDLKDEIETIPGVLNVLESGGLEREIRVEFDLDRIRAYNVPFSSMIQAVTQSNVNMPGGSMDIGETRYLVRVPEDFKHPSEIFSIVAFVRDGRPVYLRDVARIEDTHKDPLTRSRINGRPSVTLSVQKRSGENIVRICDEVRAMVDRLRPDLPPDLILDITSDMSEDVRFMVSELENNILSGLILVLGVIVLFIGGRSAVFVALAIPYSMFIGFALLSGFGITLNMVVLFSLILALGMLVDNGIVVVENIYRHMQQGRPREVAARIGTDQVAWPVITATLTTLSAFIPLLFWPGIVGEFMMFLPKTLIMVLSASLFVALVVNPVLSARYQVVKTPKPRQSEDAKNPDQEEVREPWIKRLYLGLLTWSLRHRLVVLGTAVLMLVAAMVGFGAWGKGVEFFPETDPNRAYVHIRAPEGTSLDASDRLVAQVEDIVMEYPDIKFVIGNIGSAGGDPFAAGGPGTHLSRVALDFVDFHDRSQSSTKTLDEIRERLLTTIVGAEVQVEKEEGGPPTGPPVNMEISGRDIRVLGELAAQVRRAIRDVPGLVDLKDNFVQGKPEIRINIDKEKAALLGLDAYTIAYTVKAAIGGVRVGVLRDDRDEYDITARLPEEARDSLESLKRLTVSGPLGEPIPLTSVAEVELGSGVGDIMRLNQRRVVTVSASVSGRLANDVLEDIQRLLAGFEWPRGYSYQFTGEQEEQAKAQDFLSKAFIAVIFLIFLILITQFNSIIPGLIILASVLFSLIGVFFGLLVTGTAFGIIMTGIGVISLAGVVVNNAIVLIDYYMQLLARGMERTEALLRAGLVRFRPVMLTAVTTILGLMPMATGISFDFKSLAWSIGGESAQWWGPMAVAVVFGLAVATLLTLIVVPVLCSLSKSLPGTAQGLYGGKDQETA